The Phaeodactylum tricornutum CCAP 1055/1 chromosome 8, whole genome shotgun sequence genome has a window encoding:
- a CDS encoding predicted protein, producing MEPEPLPASPSILPERESLVSLPRTWRAETNPQWRDMDVRRQAYRIDCLISCRCSDVAGKTQYLSFFTAPMADPSVVPSSAPPRAQTEPTILREQASEWVSDTVVLCPCSKGEWLPMNTDYPVDIFTSSLTTPLKIVLQWSIQRNPVSMASLHPDAETTFLVFSTIEKLHLEN from the exons ATGGAGCCTGAGCCTTTGCCAGCATCTCCGTCAATACTCCCGGAACGAGAGAGTCTTGTTTCATTACCACGGACTTGGCGTGCCGAGACCAACCCACAATGGAGAGATATGGACGTTCGACGCCAGGCGTACAGAATAGATTGCCTCATCAGTTGCAGATGTTCGGACGTGGCCGGGAAAACCCAGTATT TGTCTTTCTTTACGGCGCCAATGGCCGATCCTTCGGTTGTACCCTCCTCGGCACCACCGCGAGCTCAGACCGAACCGACCATTCTTAGGGAACAAGCATCGGAGTGGGTTAGCGACACAGTCGTACTATGTCCTTGCTCCAAAGGCGAATGGCTACCCATGAACACAGACTATCCCGTCGACATTTTTACGTCGTCTTTAACCACTCCACTCAAGATTGTTCTTCAGTGGTCCATTCAGCGGAATCCCGTCAGCATGGCTTCCCTTCATCCAGATGCAGAGACCACATTCCTGGTGTTTTCAACGATCGAAAAACTCCATTTGGAGAATTGA
- a CDS encoding predicted protein yields MAIQTLTFGKYIPFGIGADFVTLVAPELSSATPIPTFFRSEAHRCPLQDIASLSQKKLLKSQQGEDQHLLSFFNGLCGGTYLEMGALDGRLYSNSFAFHKALDWKGLLVELTPESYLRLVENRPSELAVVNAAVCDQPKKIHYYSKQRQPAVSGVWEFAPTEFRELWWPGITLADTQEIDCRPLREIIATNVGEPAFFDFFSFDIEGSEFMALQGLDFSKVGFGIIFIERQPNNPMKNLAIRTIMERNGYIYLTNFEENRYFCLYDLEKSLFRSDLKIGIVLAGMSCFQPMTYPFNLFHPTSPSTLSLPYISTQAFVNGFYRHGPGNLPPRTAPYGNLGKCGRPAYPRSRPVTSGPNLPNLPNPKRVFFRDARVYALVGHIQTTDVVDELCQLVVVDGDVAAEGEIITSRVQTVPHQVSALVDMQLHPGHYALSCRYRSKQYADAGSGGGTSVGRNNGIGDSHDDTSLWIHYPPSHSTMVSSQPTVTAASRAGHDALLDALALRERTRILNLYYTELDKESQMEAHEERWRQFLLIVWEEERMMRLPVAMGQVSCSTDLDILVRSTAISVLAQYGDGPPLGTTTTPLLLDQIASKLVTALEWTKFPRHACPDCLWDVVMPYESTLLIKGLKNATETDLILFLLRPPLSDLLYQFDLSANARQMFGLVPNYDNTTKLYVGCLIDLFSGCGDNVCQHSAYRPVNYSLPSPSTDSPSLLSPLTKRPSFAIVRFIVSGEHGAYPSLSNSFSTQTSPGSQRDRQVLQYHPPHHSDARGCHFPLPEVTGG; encoded by the exons ATGGCCATACAGACCCTTACTTTTGGAAAATATATCCCTTTTGGCATAGGGGCAGACTTTGTCACGCTGGTAGCTCCTGAACTCTCCAGTGCCACTCCCATACCTACCTTTTTCCGGAGTGAAGCTCACAGGTGCCCTCTCCAAGATATCGCGAGTCTGAGCCAAAAGAAACTCCTCAAGTCGCAACAAGGAGAAGATCAACActtgctttcctttttcaacGGTCTCTGTGGAGGTACCTATCTAGAAATGGGCGCTTTGGACGGTAGGCTGTACAGTAATTCATTTGCTTTCCACAAagctttggattggaaggGTCTACTTGTGGAGCTGACTCCAGAAAGCTATCTACGCTTGGTGGAGAATCGGCCCAGCGAACTAGCCGTCGTTAACGCGGCGGTATGCGATCAACCAAAGAAGATACACTACTATTCGAAGCAAAGGCAGCCAGCCGTTTCAGGAGTATGGGAATTCGCTCCTACCGAGTTCCGGGAATTATGGTGGCCGGGTATCACGCTCGCTGATACTCAAGAGATCGATTGTAGACCCCTGAGGGAAATCATTGCAACAAACGTTGGAGAACCAGCCTTTTTCGACTTTTTTAGTTTCGACATCGAGGGCTCGGAATTCATGGCGTTGCAAGGGCTAGATTTTTCCAAAGTGGGTTTCGGAATTATATTCATTGAGCGCCAGCCAAATAATCCAATGAAAAACCTGGCAATTCGTACTATTATGGAGAGAAATGGATACATTTATTT AACAAATtttgaggaaaaccgctatttctGCCTCTACGACTTGGAgaaatcgctatttcggtcaGATCTGAAAATTG GTATCGTGCTGGCAgggatgagctgcttccaacccatgaccTACCCTTTCAATCTATTTCACCCAACGTCGCCGAGCACCTTATCCTTACCCTACATATCGACACAAGCGTTCGTCAATGGATTCTACCGACACGGACCGGGAAACCTTCCTCCGCGGACAGCGCCCTACGGGAACCTCGGGAAGTGTGGACGCCCCGCGTACCCGCGCTCCCGTCCTGTGACCTCTGGTCCGAATCTCCCCAATCTACCCAACCCCAAGCGTGTTTTTTTTCGCGACGCTCGCGTTTACGCCCTCGTAGGGCACATCCAAACCACCGACGTGGTTGACGAATTGTGTCAATTGGTCGTTGTTGACGGTGATGTTGCCGCCGAAGGTGAAATCATCACTTCTCGCGTCCAAACAGTGCCTCACCAAGTATCAGCCCTGGTCGATATGCAACTCCATCCCGGGCACTATGCTCTCTCCTGCCGGTACCGCTCTAAACAATATGCCGATGCTGGTAGTGGAGGCGGTACCAGTGTCGGTAGAAATAACGGTATCGGTGACTCGCACGACGACACCTCCCTCTGGATCCACTACCCACCGTCCCACAGCACCATGGTGAGCTCCCAACCGACCGTAACTGCAGCCTCTAGAGCCGGCCACGACGCTCTGTTGGATGCTCTGGCACTACGGGAGCGTACTCGGATTCTCAATTTGTACTACA CTGAACTCGACAAGGAGTCGCAGATGGAAGCTCACGAAGAACGCTGGCGACAATTCCTGTTGATTGTGTGGGAAGAAGAACGTATGATGCGCTTGCCGGTAGCGATGGGTCAAGTTAGTTGCAGTACTGACCTTGATATCTTGGTACGCTCAACGGCAATTTCCGTACTTGCGCAGTATGGCGACGGCCCACCGCTGGGTACCACCACGACTCCACTACTCTTGGATCAAATTGCGTCTAAACTCGTCACCGCCTTGGAATGGACGAAGTTTCCGAGGCACGCTTGTCCA GACTGTTTATGGGACGTCGTGATGCCCTACGAGTCCACTTTATTGATCAAAGGCCTAAAGAATGCCACGGAAACAGATCTTATTCTGTTTTTGCTACGGCCACCG CTTAGCGACCTGCTGTATCAATTCGATTTGTCGGCTAACGCTAGGCAGATGTTTGGTCTTGTCCCAAATTATGACAACACGACCAAATTATATGTCGGCTGCCTAATTGATTTATTTTCAGGCTGTGGCGACAATGTTTGTCAGCACTCAGCATATCGCCCTGTCAACTACAGTCTACCATCACCTTCTACGGATAGTCCTTCCTTGTTGTCTCCACTGACGAAACGACCAAGCTTCGCTATTGTCCGTTTTATCGTGTCAGGGGAACATGGTGCGTATCCATCACTATCAAACAGTTTTAGTACGCAAACTTCTCCCGGGTCGCAGCGAGACCGACAAGTACTTCAATACCATCCGCCACATCATAGTGATGCAAGGGGGTGTCACTTTCCATTGCCTGAGGTGACGGGTGGTTAA
- the RPN11 gene encoding regulatory proteasome non-atpase subunit 11 (26S proteasome regulatory non ATPase subunit, homolog to animal 14 subunit), with protein sequence MERLQNLIRSMPNGMGGDGPGADVPLADCAEKIHVSSLALLKMLKHGRAGVPMEVMGLMLGEFVDDYTINCVDVYAMPQSGTTVSVEDIDPVFQTEMTAMLRQTGRPEDVVGWYHSHPGFGCWLSSTDINTQTAFELLHPRCVALVVDPIQSVKGKVVIDCFRLINPQALMMGQEPRQSTSNIGHLQKPSIQALIHGLNRHYYSIVIDYRKNELEEQMLGMLHKRNWASSLQVEPFEKHDATSNDLLSRMLKLTQTYNERVQEEQGKTEAQVLVDNVGKVDPKRHLQASVTELMNVNIIQCLGTMLDTVVF encoded by the coding sequence ATGGAACGCTTACAGAACCTGATTCGTAGTATGCCCAACGGGATGGGCGGTGACGGTCCGGGCGCCGACGTGCCTCTTGCGGATTGTGCCGAAAAGATTCACGTCTCGTCCCTCGCGTTACTTAAAATGCTGAAACACGGACGCGCCGGAGTGCCTATGGAAGTCATGGGACTCATGCTGGGTGAATTCGTGGACGATTACACCATTAATTGCGTCGACGTTTACGCCATGCCGCAATCCGGAACCACGGTTTCTGTGGAAGACATCGATCCGGTCTTTCAGACCGAAATGACGGCCATGTTGAGGCAAACGGGGCGTCCCGAAGACGTCGTCGGGTGGTACCATTCGCATCCCGGCTTTGGTTGCTGGTTGTCGAGTACCGATATCAATACGCAGACCGCCTTTGAACTGCTCCACCCCCGCTGCGTGGCGCTCGTCGTGGATCCCATTCAATCCGTCAAGGGCAAAGTCGTCATTGACTGCTTTCGCCTCATTAATCCACAAGCACTCATGATGGGACAAGAACCTCGTCAGAGTACCTCCAATATCGGGCATTTGCAAAAACCCTCGATCCAAGCCTTGATACACGGATTGAACCGACACTACTACAGTATCGTTATCGATTACCGCAAAAATGAGCTGGAAGAACAAATGCTGGGAATGCTACACAAGCGCAATTGGGCGTCTTCGCTGCAAGTGGAGCCCTTTGAAAAGCACGACGCAACGTCCAATGACCTGCTGTCCCGTATGCTCAAGTTGACGCAAACCTACAACGAACGGGTACAGGAAGAACAGGGCAAAACGGAAGCACAAGTGTTGGTCGATAACGTGGGAAAAGTCGACCCCAAACGACACTTACAAGCGTCCGTGACGGAACTCATGAACGTCAATATCATCCAATGCCTAGGAACCATGCTGGATACGGTGGTATTCTAG
- a CDS encoding predicted protein, protein MNQVLDRSFDSAGSTESKVAIPEFIPASTWQGSKSGYYFGTSVRGTGYHRDISTQHQQSAALTSRHATHNGGTVTEEPHSNGSRKRIRKSVQIDEDQNETRVILSPEELLERAERQQRNSSKSTALLLDLTPKGMRKAVNALRKAIEVNELQRAQHVNEPERYMESEVALYEHIAAWKAIASDPTRLFPIAIEMELVQNLLQLLLHDNVDLAAAVISTLVEWLDPDLLQSKEESESGEEEAALLASVAAVASIVVHEGAEPLVSNLSRLNSNNEEDEVGKGIEDVMTLIENLIEIDSLCALVEKVALVPNEKSLAAHLCKDTKLLSWCFQQVEENGSLRDRALEIISLMAPKEDVYDAVSDWSRLPPYVSSFAEQKEDGKTQDNSATLDGIEILLQTVAAFRKRQPADETEVERLENAGLIVTSALTFSSTNVEAFLSAQGIELVIRCLKERVHAGGIVLPWLDWTGTDHVYKTACEHMIVAGFLKYLLPLLMGNHTPKSFDMVQTKRTKRSWQTNLETTSIRVLYALTRYLTDKSPEDAKARLLAKFATDSAKCDRVVELLLEYDQKARVAEYKFYRSDVEERLRQDYDDSETATGMVEMAALEAKLTGGGDVFHRIGAVAAWLCVGSKRCHERILATLRQHDSGMSLVQAAVSEFVSVLDEALSVSQRAQLQSYLQKL, encoded by the coding sequence ATGAACCAAGTTCTAGATCGTTCTTTCGATTCGGCGGGCTCAACCGAAAGTAAAGTTGCTATTCCTGAATTCATCCCCGCTAGCACTTGGCAAGGATCCAAGTCGGGCTATTACTTCGGAACATCAGTTCGAGGAACGGGATACCACCGGGACATATCGACGCAGCACCAGCAATCCGCTGCTTTGACCAGCAGGCACGCGACACACAACGGGGGTACAGTCACCGAAGAGCCTCACAGCAATGGCAGTCGCAAGCGAATTCGAAAGAGCGTTCAAATCGACGAAGACCAGAACGAAACTCGTGTCATATTATCGCCCGAAGAGTTGCTGGAACGAGccgaacgacaacaacgaaatTCCTCCAAAAGTACAGCTCTGCTACTCGACTTGACTCCAAAGGGTATGCGCAAGGCGGTCAATGCTCTCAGAAAAGCAATTGAAGTCAATGAATTACAACGGGCGCAGCACGTGAACGAGCCGGAACGTTACATGGAGAGCGAAGTTGCACTGTACGAGCACATAGCAGCGTGGAAAGCTATTGCCTCCGATCCCACTAGACTGTTTCCGATCGCGATAGAGATGGAACTCGTACAGAACCTGCTACAGCTGCTGCTCCATGATAATGTTGATCTTGCAGCGGCTGTCATATCAACACTGGTGGAGTGGCTCGACCCGGACCTTTTACAATCCAAGGAGGAGAGCGAAAGCGGCGAAGAGGAAGCAGCTCTACTAGCGTCAGTGGCGGCTGTTGCATCCATAGTCGTACACGAAGGAGCGGAACCCTTGGTATCGAATCTTTCGCGGCTGAACAGTaacaacgaagaagacgaagtcgGCAAGGGTATCGAAGACGTCATGACCTTGATTGAAAATCTAATCGAGATTGACAGCCTATGTGCGCTGGTGGAAAAGGTGGCGTTGGTACCCAATGAGAAGTCATTGGCGGCGCACCTTTGTAAAGACACAAAATTGCTTTCATGGTGCTTTCAACAAGTCGAAGAGAATGGATCACTCCGGGACAGGGCACTCGAAATTATCTCGCTCATGGCTCCAAAGGAAGATGTCTACGATGCAGTTTCGGATTGGAGTCGACTCCCACCATACGTGTCCAGTTTTGCCGAGCAGAAAGAAGACGGCAAAACACAAGATAACAGCGCGACTCTCGACGGAATTGAGATACTCCTACAGACCGTAGCTGCCTTTCGCAAAAGGCAACCGGCGGATGAAACGGAAGTGGAACGATTAGAAAATGCGGGTTTGATTGTTACGTCAGCTCTCACCTTCAGTTCGACCAACGTGGAAGCCTTTTTGAGCGCTCAAGGTATCGAACTGGTTATTCGCTGTTTGAAAGAACGGGTGCACGCCGGTGGCATTGTTCTACCATGGCTGGACTGGACCGGAACCGATCACGTCTACAAGACAGCGTGCGAACACATGATCGTGGCTGGTTTTCTGAAGTACCTGTTACCGCTACTTATGGGAAATCATACTCCAAAATCTTTCGACATGGTCCAAACGAAAAGGACGAAGCGGTCCTGGCAGACAAATCTGGAAACAACTTCGATCCGCGTGCTCTATGCGCTTACGCGCTATTTGACCGACAAGTCTCCGGAAGATGCCAAGGCACGACTGTTGGCCAAATTTGCCACCGACTCGGCCAAATGCGATCGCGTAGTAGAGCTCCTTCTGGAGTACGACCAAAAAGCTCGCGTCGCTGAGTACAAGTTTTACCGTTCGGACGTGGAAGAAAGACTGAGACAGGACTACGATGATTCCGAAACGGCCACTGGGATGGTGGAAATGGCCGCCCTCGAAGCCAAGCTGACGGGGGGAGGAGACGTCTTTCACCGGATCGGTGCAGTTGCGGCCTGGTTGTGTGTGGGTAGTAAGCGGTGTCACGAGCGAATCTTGGCAACTTTGCGCCAGCACGATTCCGGCATGAGTCTGGTGCAGGCCGCCGTGTCCGAATTCGTATCGGTTTTGGACGAAGCATTATCGGTATCCCAGCGCGCTCAGCTCCAGAGCTACCTGCAAAAGCTTTAG
- a CDS encoding predicted protein: MSAPTAAVDDDFKDAAEEDYDEGVAGEFEVTPEELATLRAHLATAFPEDFLYLSDAYIRSVASKPYSKDPSVRRPLEYSQEKLTHVMQWRADVGAPTMQDLVKLANGPSDAPEVVEQPELYAKAKSLVVSLNTGSSYWHGFTKDGRPVLWLRTNRKPWYPDVDAEVNALMLLSDAGIRAMPPHVTDFVVISESSYPPPPNPSFMIKMLKALVRGYPDRLHELLSAPVSSIIQFVMNLLLPLMPGRLASKVVLLGADDMKSRLAAFLLHGEDDVPTFFGGPANHDEFYPEEGKCVNRGRGNLKFDFFGMLERLEASKEEYLKLSNQG, encoded by the coding sequence ATGAGTGCTCCGACAGCGGCCGTCGACGATGACTTCAAAGACGCCGCGGAGGAAGACTACGACGAAGGCGTCGCCGGCGAATTCGAAGTGACACCGGAAGAACTCGCTACTCTCCGTGCTCATCTCGCTACGGCGTTTCCGGAAGACTTTCTGTACTTGTCCGACGCCTACATTCGCTCCGTGGCGTCCAAGCCCTACTCGAAAGACCCCTCCGTGCGACGCCCCCTGGAATACTCGCAGGAAAAGCTCACGCACGTTATGCAGTGGCGAGCCGACGTTGGCGCTCCCACTATGCAGGACTTGGTCAAGCTCGCCAACGGCCCCAGCGACGCACCAGAGGTCGTCGAACAACCCGAACTCTACGCCAAGGCTAAATCCCTCGTGGTGTCCCTCAATACCGGAAGTTCCTACTGGCACGGCTTTACCAAGGACGGGCGTCCCGTCCTGTGGTTGCGGACCAACCGCAAACCGTGGTACCCGGACGTCGACGCCGAAGTCAACGCCCTCATGCTCCTGTCGGATGCCGGAATTCGTGCCATGCCCCCGCACGTTACCGACTTTGTGGTTATTTCCGAATCGTCCTATCCGCCACCGCCCAACCCCAGCTTTATGATTAAAATGCTCAAGGCCCTCGTCCGCGGTTATCCCGACCGCTTGCACGAATTGCTCTCCGCGCCCGTCTCGAGCATTATTCAATTCGTCATGAATCTACTGTTGCCGCTCATGCCAGGCCGGCTGGCTTCCAAGGTTGTCTTGTTGGGAGCGGACGACATGAAAAGTCGACTCGCTGCGTTCCTCTTGCACGGTGAAGACGACGTTCCCACCTTTTTTGGCGGACCGGCTAATCACGATGAGTTCTACCCGGAAGAAGGCAAGTGCGTGAATCGGGGACGAGGAAACTTGAAATTTGACTTTTTTGGAATGCTGGAACGATTGGAAGCCAGCAAGGAAGAATATCTCAAATTATCAAATCAAGGATGA
- a CDS encoding predicted protein has product LEKALGANGTGLIAIRNVPGFVEAKQAFLPRAHDLVQLPSSQLLALEDPVSLYNAGWSHGKERMGDTPDFAKGSYYYNPVTDCPGSAADRQAYPVSYPCNVWPAEASLPHFQTQANTMGAILKDTVVALARHIDQLAAQKVPDYPQDFLYTHMQATEKVKARLLYYFPLTNMSREDSWIGWHNDSGFFTALAGDLYVDHETGQVLDQSPDPAAGLYVIHRSGQTQKVNIPPDCVAVQMGECLQIVTGGAVTATPHCVR; this is encoded by the exons CTTGAAAAGGCCTTGGGCGCTAACGGAACGGGTTTGATCGCGATACGAAACGTACCCGGCTTTGTGGAGGCCAAACAGGCTTTTTTACCGCGGGCTCACGACCTTGTCCAGTTACCCTCCTCCCAACTGCTCGCTTTGGAAGATCCCGTATCTCTGTACAACGCTGGTTGGTCGCACGGAAAGGAACGCATGGGGGATACCCCCGATTTTGCCAAGGGAAGTTACTACTACAATCCGGTCACGGATTGTCCCGGTAGTGCCGCGGATCGTCAAGCCTATCCGGTATCCTATCCGTGCAACGTGTGGCCGGCCGAAGCCAGTCTCCCCCACTTTCAAACACAAGCCAACACGATGGGTGCCATTTTGAAAGACACGGTGGTGGCCTTGGCGCGACATATTGACCAACTGGCGGCCCAAAAGGTCCCGGACTATCCACAAGATTTCTTGTATACGCACATGCAAGCGACGGAGAAGGTCAAGGCCCGCTTGCTCTACTACTTtccactcaca AATATGAGTCGTGAAGATTCCTGGATTGGTTGGCACAACGACAGTGGCTTCTTTACCGCCCTCGCCGGGGACCTATACGTCGATCACGAAACGGGACAAGTCCTGGACCAATCCCCCGATCCCGCTGCCGGTTTGTACGTCATTCACCGCTCCGGCCAAACTCAAAAGGTAAACATTCCACCGGACTGTGTGGCGGTACAGATGGGTGAGTGCTTGCAAATTGTCACCGGCGGAGCGGTGACAGCCACACCTCATTGTGTGCGC
- a CDS encoding predicted protein, which produces MRLTLPIATLVALGASSSVSAFAVLGPSSSSHHTAALARTSSKTSSRLFMSEPSDTSTDDTSFIYASDGDSDVVDTESSNYTPTAGEAMVSNIMDMMPRQLGADNVSDEARSAINEALYKLEALNPTTSPTVSPLLNGVWELRYVGGYSSDWALPSPTRQLALFLYSGGYSPGTFALALAQKLPSSVVDVGDLEIAISRQQPRVEATVPVKILGGGESKIVVQARLETKSDLRMRETYESAQLVGNNVIELPQPLQYARDLYVTYVDEDLLIVRDASGVPEVLVRKEKTFSKVWGVEPGQADLDGEGPSGVSEF; this is translated from the coding sequence atgcgTTTGACTCTGCCGATTGCTACACTCGTAGCCCTTGGGGCATCCTCGTCCGTCTCGGCCTTTGCGGTCTTGGGTCCGTCATCGAGCTCGCACCATACAGCGGCTCTTGCCCGGACTTCCTCCAAGACAAGCTCCCGTCTGTTTATGAGTGAACCATCCGATACGAGCACGGACGACACCTCCTTTATTTACGCCAGTGACGGTGACAGCGATGTCGTCGACACGGAAAGTTCGAATTACACACCCACCGCTGGCGAAGCCATGGTCTCCAACATTATGGACATGATGCCTCGTCAGCTAGGTGCTGACAATGTCTCGGACGAAGCCAGATCAGCGATCAACGAAGCGCTCTACAAACTCGAAGCTCTTAACCCAACAACATCCCCCACCGTCTCCCCTCTGCTCAACGGAGTTTGGGAACTACGTTACGTGGGCGGCTACTCTTCCGATTGGGCCTTGCCTTCTCCCACACGCCAACTGGCTCTCTTTTTGTACTCCGGCGGATACAGTCCCGGAACATTCGCTCTCGCTTTGGCGCAAAAGTTGCCCTCCAGTGTGGTGGACGTGGGTGATTTGGAAATCGCCATTTCGCGACAGCAGCCCCGCGTCGAAGCCACCGTGCCGGTCAAAATATTGGGCGGCGGCGAATCCAAAATAGTCGTGCAGGCCCGCCTCGAAACGAAATCAGATTTGCGGATGCGCGAAACCTACGAGTCGGCCCAACTGGTGGGAAACAACGTCATTGAATTGCCCCAACCACTCCAGTACGCGCGGGATTTGTACGTCACGTacgtcgacgaagacttACTTATTGTGCGTGACGCCTCGGGTGTTCCCGAAGTCCTCGTACGCAAGGAAAAGACCTTTTCCAAAGTCTGGGGCGTTGAACCTGGACAAGCCGATCTAGATGGAGAAGGACCGTCCGGGGTGAGTGAGTTTTAA